The DNA segment TTGTAGCCAGTTTCAGATTTCTTTATGGCCCACCGCCTTATACGAGCATCCCTAGAAAGAATAGATGATGATTTTCTAGCATCAAACAACTTTGAGCGTTTATATAAACTGTGTCGGAATAATGGATTAGCTGGGTCCCTCTTATTAACACTATTAAAATACTCCTTCAGTTCAAAATCATCTGCATCGCTATTAAGACCCTTGATCTTATTAAAGGCAAGAGGTTTTTCACTGATCTGCCTAAGACTCTTTAGTTTGGAATATGACTCTTCAACAATCCCAGCACCACGTGAACCGCGATTCCTGATCCAGCACACATCAGGAAATTTAAAGACCAGCTCCTTCAACTGGCAGCAACCTCTGATATCTATTGAACATAAAAAGGGAAAAGAGCGAATGATATCTTCAAGCAAGCCAGAAGTAATATTCTTGCAACCAACCAGCACCACGGACTTTatcttttctttattataaCCATTCTGCAAGAAAATAGCTTATTTCAAacagaaaaaaatttaaagcatGGCCTTATCTTCAAAAGAACAAGGCATAGTATACTTACCATGATATTCCATATCATTGAGTCAGTGCAGTTAGGACCCAAATGTGAAAGATCCACTTGTCTTGATATATCCTTGTAAAAACTGACAGCAGCTCTCCAGTGCTTACAAgttaaagaagaaaagacaagAGATTTCACGTCAGACCTTAGAAAATGAAACACTCGTGCCAGCATATGACCATCCAATAAACCCCAGCTACCCAACTCAGTCTCTAAGCCCGCACTACTTTCTCCATGGAAAGCAGCATCACCACATAATTCTTCAAATGGGGTTTCATCCTTCTGAACAGCTTGCATGTCTTCATCTGTGATATAATCATCCTCACTTTCCTCAACATGTAGTCGAGCTCTTTTGCCAGCACGTGCATCAATTTCTACAATTAAGCAGGATCCCCCAAGGAAAAAAGCCTCAGAATGAATACCAAGTAGTTATAATAATAGTGCATACATGGAAGAACCCATGAAaagaagttaaaaaaaaaaattcataatcaTCTCAATGGTATGTCAATGGCATGACATAGGATCCTTATTACCTAGAATTACATCAAAACAACCAATATAAATTGATATAGCCAGTCACTACAACAGTATTGATTCAGATCAATGGTGCGAGTATGTGAAACAATGCTTCAACAAATACTATGTATAGacactaattaattaccaggaTCTATAACAGCACAGTTATTGCAGTCCCGTAATTGAAACTTTGAAAGTACACGAGTGGGGTAGAGAAGAAAATATAGCCACCAGTCACAACTTACTATTTCAAATGTTTAACTAAACCCAAGAAAGAGAAACAACCAATTGAAGGGAAGGAGAATAATCTTAAGACCAATATGCatctaataaaataaaagttgcAAATTGCTGACACCAAGGAATCTCAGAGCCAAATAAATCAAAATGCAATAGATAAGATATGAATAAAAAgcagaaaaagaaaacatagaacAGTACATCTGCTTTAatttaagaagaagaaaaaacacaCTTTCATTCTGTAACACTTGAGTATAACATGAAATTAACCAAACCATTATCACATATGCAATAAGCATGAGTACCATCTGCCTGGAATTCATATTAATTCCTGACAGTTAATTAATTTCACCATTAAATTTTCATTAGAAGGCAATGCAAATTCATGAAAAGGGAACAGAGAAATAATGGAGTGTAGAACCAAATGATTCCGAAAAGAAATCATTTTAGCCTAATACTGAACAATCAGACCGTTCATTAGCAGGACAATTACATGGGATGGCAGGAAAGGAAGATTATGACATACTTCACCCATGAACTTAATGTTGCTCTTTGTCAAACTTCCTAAAATATGATATCAATCGTTTTCTCAGGAACTTATTCCATACCTGATTTTCGGTATATAAGGTCATCAATCTCCTTCTTAGGCTGTTTAGCACTGAGCCATGGATCCAGAACATCATTTATGGCAGCAGCAAACTCCCTGCTCTTATAGGATTTCATTACCAGTTCATGTAGCTTCCCACGGGTAAAACCAATGAACTGTGGATGCAGGCCATGAAAGGAAGTGGAACTTGTGTTAATTTCAGAAGCACTCTTAGGTTTCGAAAGAGCAACTGAAGAAATACCAGGTGATGCAACATTCTCTGGTTTAATTTTAACAGTGGCTTCAGAAGTCTCAGTGTCAGGGATAACTGGAACCCACACTCTATCGAACTTCCTGAAAACACTACTAAATATTTGGATAGCACCTTGACTTGCCAAGACCTGAAGCTCTGAAAATGATGAAGGACCCTGTTCATGTCCAGAACCATCAAGGTAATACCACTCACCCAAATGTAGGTGTAAGTCATGCACTGTACAAAGACGGTCCTTAGGAGTGCTAATAGATGAAATGGACTTCCATGAACCATGAGAATCTTGATCGATTATGGATTGAGAATCACCTTCTATCATTAACCTTCTAGCATCACTAGCAAGAGCGTAAGCGCGAGAAGACCTTGAAGTATGCCTTTCCTTTCCTCGAACTTTAGCACGAGGTTCAGAAACAAAGGAACCATGGTCCTTCACAACACATGCATTTATCCTAACAACTGGTAGCACAGTTCCTTTGGCCCCCCTAACCAAAGTAGCCTTAGCTAGAGGTTGTCTGCTGAGACCAACAGAATCATTTTTCTCATCTAGGCAGGAGAAAGCCCAAGGCAGCAGGTCAAGCCTTCTACTTTGAGAAGGAAAATACAAATCATCTTTTCTATGCCACCGTGGGTCCTCAGAACCCGATTTTGGCATTTGGCACAATGGAAAGCCATCATTTACAACAAGTTTTCTCCTAGAAATTCTATCCTGCAAAGCTTCATCGTTCCTCTTCCAGTCACCACCCTTGCATGACCATCTACCAGAAAACCAATCAGCAGAGTCAACCAAAAAGGTGCAGCCTTGGTCTTTATCAAAGGATGCACTGGAACTCACTTCAACAACTTCATTTTGCTTCAGGTCAGAATATTTTGATAAATCATCATTACTCTGAACATGTTGCTCTGCAAGTTGATTCAAACTGAAACCTGTGCATGAAGATTAAAAATCCATCAGTTTGCAAAATTAAAATCTTGTGGCACATAAATGATTTCAAGCAAAAAATGCAGATGCATTCTTATGTACAAAGGGGTCCTCAGCCAATTTTACTGACACCTAAACCAGAAATCCATGATACATAGTCCATTTCCAATGCCATTGTTTACAGCAGAACAACTGCTTTTTCTTCAACTTCTGACCAACTTTGACAATTGACACCCTACTGCCAATGAAATTAGGAGAATGTATATCATTTACAGTGGGAACTCAAGAACTTCCAAGTGATTTTCAGGATCAAAGGAGGAAAAATGGTATGAGAAACAAAAACTGCAGCACAATATTCTCTGTCAAGGCCACAGTGACAGTCAACATCTGTAGTACAAAATTTTATGCCAAGTCCTACAAAATACGATGATTCAGATTTTCAACAAATAGTTTCCTTGGAGATTCATTGTATTCTAAGTGTACATCAGCTTTGAAACCCCTTAACCATCCAGAAAAGTATTGCACCAActcaaatgataaaaaaaaccgCAGATCGTTGAAAATTAGGATACGATATTACATCAGAACTGAAGAATGGTGCCAGATTGAGTAAACCTAACTTCCAGAATAGCCaagaaatttttattattttaaagggTCAAAAGTTCAGCATGTAGAAATTTCACCAAGAAATTAAATCATAATGACCATACGTTAATcctaacccaaaaaaaaaaagaacagagtAATTACATAAAATGAATAAACTACATAGTTATAGTTACCTTCTGGTTTCTCACATCCCTCCCACAACAAATGGTCAAATGTCATTTGTAATGCCTCTGCAAGaccaaaaaaagtaaaaaaaagataagagaTCTCCCCTGACGAAAATATATGTACCTATATAAACATCTGTAATAACACCATAACTTTATTGAATGGGGGGGGAAGGAAATTTAAGAGATTAAAATACCTCCAATAGTCTCCAGTTCTCTGCCAGGGGTAACACTAAAACCCTCCAACAAAGCTCCAACCCTCTCATCAATGTGGAGATCTTCTAAATGTTCAGACACAACAGAACCATCGTTAAGGAAGACTTGGGGCTGTTGCAAAGTCATTGCTGCTTCGTCAACACTTAGGTAACCAGATTGAGTCATATCTCCAGTATCTGCCAAGACATTACCAGGTGCCTCTGGAGGGCTCACTAGTTGAGTTACAGTGTCTGACACAATAGATGGGAAATTAGCAGTCACTACTGGTGAAACAGCATTTTCAATGGTTACCCACCTGTCGCTATCAGCGCGCTTGATCAAGTGGTCTGACACAAGAACTCCCTCATCCACGAATGATTTAAGGTCACATAATTTTGAAGGTCCACATTCCAGGCCAAAATAGTCGAGGTAAAACCATTTCCCTGTGTATATATCAGTGACTGGCTGCGCATGAGGTGGTGTATCACAGATATCCATGTCTTCTTCCATGGATAGTAGTTCTTCGGGAGGAGGTCCATCCACATGAGGAGATTCTTTGCCATTCTTGCATGGACTTTGAGACTGCTCTTCTAGGCGAAGCTCAGAGCTATCTTTTTTCTCCTCAAATTCATTAATATTCTGGGTAATATTTCTATCTTGAGGTTCTTTACCAGAGAATTGAGGATCTCTTCCACTAGAATCCGGTTGGCTAAGCTTATCCTCCTGGCCTTTATTACCAACCTGAGAGTTTCGCTTTTCAATTACACCACCTTTTCGGCTCATGTCTCGCTGATTATGAGACCTGCCCCGATCAACTGGGGAACAATCAAGAACATTAGGAGTCCGATCCCTGCGATCGTTGTACCGATCCTGTGAAGACCGCTCTGAATGAGGACTTCTATAACCATAATGACGTCTCTTGTCATATGGAGATTTGTCACGTCCATATGGGGATCTTTCACGAACATAGGGAGACCTCTCTCTTCGAATTGGACTTCTGTGATCATAATACCGGGCTCTGTCATGTGGGGACCGCTCAGAATGCCCTGGACTACGTCCGTGCCTGTCATAAACTACTTTCGAAGAAAAACTGGGCTCATGATGTCTGGAGGAATATTTATCCAACGAAGGTATTcttgaagaagaagtagaagagGAAGAATTTCTATAGAACCTCTCCAGAGGGCGACCTGAGTAGTGCTCGGAATGAGCAGAGCGTGTACTATCTTCAGAAATTCTCCTACTTTTTGAGCTTGCATAATCCCCATAATCAACATACAGTTTGCGCTCATTGCTATCACACTCAGCTCCATATCGCTTTAACCTGTTACCTGAACTGTACTCTCTTCCATGATTCTTTCCATCAATATATTCACTCTTATAAGAGCCGTCTTCATCCACAATCTTTGAACTGATTCTTATATTTCTTTCAAGGCCACTCTCCCACCTAGAAGAGCTTTTACCATGCTGATTACTCgcacttctaaactctttccttCTATAAACGTCCTCACTGAAATACTTCCCAGAAGGTGGTGTACGCTCTCTAATGTTATCATACCTGCCTCGGGATTTACTGAAGATGAAATTGTCTTTATTATGCCACCTATCTGGAACGAACTCACCTTTTTCAATATCATCTCTGGTAAAGTCCCATTTCCTCCACCTACCCGAACCCAAAACGACCTCTCCCTTCTCTGTATCACCTTTCCTCCATTTCTCACTAATAATCTCTCCTTTCTCAATTTCATTCCTCCTTGCTTTCTCTGCTGTGACAGGCTCGCCGTTTTCAACATCTGGTTTCACTAGCCACTTTAATGTAcccaattcaccttcttcaacttcttctttaTTACTCTGTACCTTATTATCAACAAAACTCAAAACAATGTCGGTATCCTTGCTGCTCTTTTCTTCCTTCTCCTTGTCTTTGCTAACCTTTATTACTTCCTTCTCCTTAAGAACTGTTGCTTCCTTCTCCTTGCCAGTCGCTGCATCTGTCTGCTTAATAACCTTTGTTGTCTTCTCCAATCCGAATTCACTCTTCTCAGCCGCTGCTTTCTTCACTGTAATGACCTTTTTAACCTTAATCACCTTCTTCAATACTTTCTTGGGCTTTGAGTTTAAGCCATTGGTAGTGCTGTTGCCATTGCTATTGGAGTTGTTGTTACTGTTACACTTACTGTTATTGTTATTGCTGCTGGTGTTGCTATTGTTGGTGGTGGGAGTAGCTGTGGTGGTGGTATTGCCAGGTTTGCCTACGCTACAAAGTGTTGTCGCATTTTCCTGAATTGGAAATCTCTCCATGATAGTATTATGCTGCAAAGGCATGCATGCGACACCTCCATCGCCCATGGAAATCACACCGTGGAACCAAGTCACTCGAAACCCTAGTTCTCTCCTCTGCCGGGGTTATCGATGCTCATACTGCAAAATTCGGCTCCGCCTTGTGAACCTTCGCTTCAATTAAGAACCCTAATTCACAGAAGAGAAGGACAAATCAACACAAAAGCAATGTAGGGTTTCATTAGAACGTATGAGCACACGCAAACACATTaacgaaaagaaaaagaaaaagactgCAAATTGAACAAACTTGAAACCCTAGGGTTTCgatagaaaagagaaagaaaaagaaaaacacaaaaagggaAAGAAGGCGATGGAAAATTACCAGAGAAAAACGAACAAGGAGAGAGATAGATCAAGGAATAAACCTTGGAAGAGCTgtaaattaaaagaaataattACTTAGACCGCAGATCgattgagaaagaaaagggaaatagataacgAGTGAAGAGAAATATTTTGTGTGTTTCTTTGTATTGGGTTATATATCTCTTAACGCTAAATCTTTGTGTTTCTCTCGCTCGTCTTGTGTTGTTCTTGGTCTGAAAGACGGAGagattttatttcctaaattttaATACTAGTAACATTTAATTCATCTTCTCTCAAAAAACATTTATTGATCTAAACTAAATTACATAATTGGCCTCTGTGATTTGTaggaaatggaaatggaaagCCGAGCCGACGTTGTCCGGCTCATTGACTGGGCTGaactagtttttttttgttttttttcttttgaggcAACTGGGCTGAACTAGTCAATCACTTGGGTTGGGTTGTAAACTGTACAGTGGGATCATCTCGGCTTGTCGCGATAATCTTTGGCCGTTGAAACTTGGAAGCTATCACATACATTATCGCAATAATACTGGTTGGAGATTGATTCAGGACTGTAATATTGGAATGCTACATTGTATTTCTACTGTAAAAATATATGTTCATCAAACTCTAATAGACATTAAGATAATACATTACTGGCGGATAGGGTCACAATAACAATGGATCGGCTCAAAACGGATCCAGCCACTGCCAGACTCCTCCTAGCTGGACCATCTTATTGGAAACAAGAGGATTATTAAATTGATTAAAGAAAAGTTAATTTACAGAGAAACAGAAGTGCCTTAATATAGGCATCTTGAGTAACGAATACAAACAAAAATAAGAGGAGAAAATACTAAAGTACCCCTGTTACATTTCTAATATCCTAAACTACCCTTATGTTAATTAATATCTCtaataccccccccccccccctcaatCTGGCTGGCAAATGTTGATGAGACCAAGACGAGCAACTAATTCCTTGAAGTGTTTTGCTGGAAGAGGTTTTGTTAGGAGATCAGCAAGTTGCTGGTGAGTGGTAACAGGAATCAAACGTAGAAGGCCAGATTGAATCTTTTCACGAATGTAATGACAGTCAATCTCTATATGTTTGGACCTTTCATGAAATGTGGAGTTATGGGCCAAATACACAGCAGATTTGTTGTCACAATAAAGAACAGCAGCAGAAGGAGATGAGAGATGTAAGAATTGCAAAACACAATGAATCCACTGAATCTCTGAAGAAGCTACTGCTAAAGCTCTATATTCAGCCTCGGTAGAACTTCTTGAAACAACTGCCTGCTTCTTGCTTTTCAATGAGACCAGGGAATCACCAATGAATATTGTGTACCCTGTTATGGACCTTCGAGTATCCGGACAACCAGCCCAATCAGAGTCACTAAAGGCTCTTATTGTTAATGATGCATTAGCTGGGAAGAACAGGCCTTGAGCAGGTGTGCGTTTGATGTACTTGAGAACCTTCAGAGCTGCTTGCAAGTGCACATCAGTTGGGCAAGCAAGGAATTGAATGAGTTGATTTACTGTATAACTTATATCAGGTCTTGTTGTGGTGAGATAGACCAATCTGCCTATCATTCTTCTGTAAGATGTTTTGTCTGGCAGAGGAGTTCCTTTGTCTTTGGACAATCTGGAGAAAAGGTTTCAATATAGTCTATACCCTCAGTCTGAGTATATCCTTTGGCAACAAGTCTTGCCTTATACCTTTCTAAACTACCATTTGCATTCAATTTAACTTTAAACAACCACATACATTTAATAGGAATAACACCAACAGGCAAATCCACAATATCCCATGTATGATTTAACTCTAACGCttgaatttctttcttcatAGCCTCTCTCCAACACTCATGTTGCTGAGCTTGCTTATAAGTTTTAGGTTCATGAATAATGTCAACTGCCATAACATATGATTTATGTTTAGCAGAAAACCTATGATAACTAAGAACTGATTCAAGAGGATACTTAGGAAAAATAGTAGTAGTGGAAGGTTGAGAGCACAACTGATGACAGTTGAAGTCTTGCAAATATATAGGAGCATTTCTATTTCTCATGGACTTCCTAACAGGAACAGAAGAAGTAGAAGGCACAAAATTCTGCACACACGTAACCTCATTCGTTGAAGTGTCATGAACAGGATTATGTATATTAACAGAAGCAGACGCATTAATAGGGCCATACTCATTAACAGGTTCATGCCCACAAGGACTAACATAATCATGAGAAGAATCAGAAACAACATCCTCAAATGGCAAAGGATCAAAAATAGGAAAACTAAATTCTTTAGATGCAACATCCTTATAACTAGAGTAAGGAAAAACATTCTCATGGAACTTAACATCTCTAGAAACAATATATGACCTATGTTTTAAATCAAATAACCTATATCCTTTGATGTTAGAGGGGAAACCTAGAAAAACACAAGGTAACGCCCTAGCATCAAACTTCTGCTTATGTCCAGCCACCACAGTAGCATAAGCAAGAGAACCAAACACTTTTAATTGAGAATAATCAGGCACTTTGTTATAGAGTTTCTGATAAGGAGACAGATCATTCAACACATGAGTAGGAAGCAAATTAATAAGATGCACATCATGTAGAGTGCAATCAGTCCAAAAATCTAAAGGTAAGTTAGCCTGAAACCGGAGAGCCCTAGCAACATTTAACAAATGTTGATGCTTTCTTTCAACTATACTATTTTGCTGAGGAGTATAGGGACAAGCAGTTTGATGTACCACACCTTTTTCTGCATAAAAATCTTTTAGGTGCAATTCTTTTGCATTATCAGACCTAATGACTTTGATTTTCACAGAAAACTGAGTATAAACAAAATTGTAAAACTTCTTAATAGCATTAGTAGCTTCATTTTTAGAAACAAGAAAACAAACCCAAGTAAATCTACTGCAATCATCCACCACTGTTAAGAACTATTTATACCCCATAATAGAAGGAACAGCCATAGGACCCCAGACATCAATATGCACTAAATCGAAGCATGTACTAGAAACTGAAGTACTAATAGGAAATTGCATTCTCTTTTGTTTAGCTAACGGACATACATGACAAACAAAATCCATAGAATCACAAGAACCAGCTAAACCAGAAATATTCATAGCTTTCAATTTAGAACATGCTAAGTGTCCTAATCTATTATGCcataaggaaaacaaaaaagatgAACTAGCAGTAATAGCATTTATGAATCGTGATAAGTCAGCATTTTGTTGAAAATGATAAAGTCCATGCTCCTGATCAGCTGAACCAATCATCCTCCTGCTGACATTGTCCTGAAAAACACACTTATCTTGCATAAAATGCATTGAACAATTGTTATCTCTTAACAAACAACTAACTGAGATAAGATTAAACTTAAACACAGGAATGAGCAACACATTATGCAAGACTAAGTCTTTAGACAATTTGATAGTACCTACTTTATTAACCACTAAAGTAGACCCATTAGGCAGAAATACTTTCCTAGGAGCAATGCTAGTTACTTGATCAAAATAAATGTCAGTGTTAACAACATGATCAGTGGCTCTAGAGTCCACTAACCATGATGGTGAACCAGTGACATCATTAAGAAAAGGCATACCTGTGAAATTGGTATCAAATTGAGGTTGCAAAGTACCCCCTGAAAAAGTCATAGCATGCCCAGATGGCCCGGCTTGAGACGTGTGCGCAGCAACATGTTGAGAGGTCATAGCATTAACAACAGGACCTGTAGACCCTTGTGACCCTTGTGACTTCTGCATTTGCTGAAGTAAACTCATAAGTTGAGCATATTGTTCAGAAGTAATTTCAGCAGGATCACAAGCTTGATTAGTTCCATCCTCAACTACCACATTTGCTGCAAACCGTTTTCTGTGCTTGAAATTAGGAGGATAACCATGTTTCTTGAAACATGTATCAACTGTATGACCTTCTTTATCACAGTGAGTGCAAACAGGCCCTTTCTTTCCATAAGCCTGATATGGCCTCTTGCCAGAAGTTTGCCCTtgattcctagcagaaccatcACCTAAAGGTGCCCTTGCATAATTGACAAATGCATCTCCAAAAGAAGAAACATCAAGACAAGACTCAAGCTGCCTCTCTTGTTGAATCACAAGATTAAACACCCTATCTATAGTTGGTAAAGGATCTTGCATGAGACTTTGGGATTTAACCAAACTAAAATTAGAATTCAGCCCTCTCAAGAACTTAATAATAAAGTCTTGATCTTGATACTTTCTAACATTTTTAATGGCAACACACTGATCAACACTTGTAATAGTGCAAGTACAAGATGGAATAGCTCTAAAGTTAATGAATTCTTGCCACACCATTTGTAATTTTGTAAAATAATCAGTAACTGACAAATCACCCTGCACTGTTGACAAAACTTCATCTTGAAGCTCAGCAATATGAAGAACATCCCCTTGAGAAAACCTACTTTTTAGATTCTGCCAAACCTGAGCAGCCGAATCATACCATATTATGGATTGAGCAATAGACGTAGTAAGTGAATGCTTTATCCAAGACAACACCATTTGATTGCAACGATGCCAAGCAGGCTTATTTTGTTCAGGTATGGAGGATAAAGGGAAAGACCCATCACAAAAACAGAATTTATTTTTAGCCAATAAAGATCCCTTGATTGATCTACTCCATGAAAAATAATTCTTGTTAGTCAATTGTTGAGTAACTAAAACCAGACTAGGGTTTTCACTTGGATGTAAGTAGAAAGGACTTGAGGGATTTTGAGACACATCAAGAACCCTACCTTCATCACGATTAAAATTCCTACCATTATTTTCAAGACTAGAATTACCTTCTTGATTGTTGTTTGGAGGAATTCCAGATTCTTGATTAACATTTGTATGCCCAGACCCATCATGATTGTTATTCCGTCCATTGTTGCATGTTTCCCCAATTACTGCACCGATGTACGTCATCTTCAACCAGGAGAAAAGATCGCAAACAAATCAGGACTGCAACAAACAAAGAGAACTAAAGAACGGAAGAAAAAAACGAATTTAGAAAGCGGAAGCAATCTTtctttgctctgataccatattggAAACAAGAGGATTATGAAATTGATTAaagaaaatttaatttacagAGAAACAGAAGTGCCTTAATATAGGCATCTTGAGTAACGGATACAAACAAAAATAAGAGGAGAAAATACTAAAGTACCCCT comes from the Euphorbia lathyris chromosome 5, ddEupLath1.1, whole genome shotgun sequence genome and includes:
- the LOC136229056 gene encoding histone-lysine N-methyltransferase ATXR3 isoform X1 translates to MGDGGVACMPLQHNTIMERFPIQENATTLCSVGKPGNTTTTATPTTNNSNTSSNNNNSKCNSNNNSNSNGNSTTNGLNSKPKKVLKKVIKVKKVITVKKAAAEKSEFGLEKTTKVIKQTDAATGKEKEATVLKEKEVIKVSKDKEKEEKSSKDTDIVLSFVDNKVQSNKEEVEEGELGTLKWLVKPDVENGEPVTAEKARRNEIEKGEIISEKWRKGDTEKGEVVLGSGRWRKWDFTRDDIEKGEFVPDRWHNKDNFIFSKSRGRYDNIRERTPPSGKYFSEDVYRRKEFRSASNQHGKSSSRWESGLERNIRISSKIVDEDGSYKSEYIDGKNHGREYSSGNRLKRYGAECDSNERKLYVDYGDYASSKSRRISEDSTRSAHSEHYSGRPLERFYRNSSSSTSSSRIPSLDKYSSRHHEPSFSSKVVYDRHGRSPGHSERSPHDRARYYDHRSPIRRERSPYVRERSPYGRDKSPYDKRRHYGYRSPHSERSSQDRYNDRRDRTPNVLDCSPVDRGRSHNQRDMSRKGGVIEKRNSQVGNKGQEDKLSQPDSSGRDPQFSGKEPQDRNITQNINEFEEKKDSSELRLEEQSQSPCKNGKESPHVDGPPPEELLSMEEDMDICDTPPHAQPVTDIYTGKWFYLDYFGLECGPSKLCDLKSFVDEGVLVSDHLIKRADSDRWVTIENAVSPVVTANFPSIVSDTVTQLVSPPEAPGNVLADTGDMTQSGYLSVDEAAMTLQQPQVFLNDGSVVSEHLEDLHIDERVGALLEGFSVTPGRELETIGEALQMTFDHLLWEGCEKPEGFSLNQLAEQHVQSNDDLSKYSDLKQNEVVEVSSSASFDKDQGCTFLVDSADWFSGRWSCKGGDWKRNDEALQDRISRRKLVVNDGFPLCQMPKSGSEDPRWHRKDDLYFPSQSRRLDLLPWAFSCLDEKNDSVGLSRQPLAKATLVRGAKGTVLPVVRINACVVKDHGSFVSEPRAKVRGKERHTSRSSRAYALASDARRLMIEGDSQSIIDQDSHGSWKSISSISTPKDRLCTVHDLHLHLGEWYYLDGSGHEQGPSSFSELQVLASQGAIQIFSSVFRKFDRVWVPVIPDTETSEATVKIKPENVASPGISSVALSKPKSASEINTSSTSFHGLHPQFIGFTRGKLHELVMKSYKSREFAAAINDVLDPWLSAKQPKKEIDDLIYRKSEIDARAGKRARLHVEESEDDYITDEDMQAVQKDETPFEELCGDAAFHGESSAGLETELGSWGLLDGHMLARVFHFLRSDVKSLVFSSLTCKHWRAAVSFYKDISRQVDLSHLGPNCTDSMIWNIMNGYNKEKIKSVVLVGCKNITSGLLEDIIRSFPFLCSIDIRGCCQLKELVFKFPDVCWIRNRGSRGAGIVEESYSKLKSLRQISEKPLAFNKIKGLNSDADDFELKEYFNSVNKRDPANPLFRHSLYKRSKLFDARKSSSILSRDARIRRWAIKKSETGYKRMEGFLAFGLKDIMKENTFDFFVPKVAEIEDRMQNGYYTGHGLRSVKEDISRMCRDAIKAKNRGAGDMNRIITLFLKLASHLEDSSKFSYQRDKLMKSWKDDLFAGSGYAPMKYKKKLALEKKNTSRSNGITLANGSSDFGDCASDREIRRRLSKLNRKSMDSGSETSDGFDKSSEDGRSDSESTASETESDLDFRSENRIGDSRGVGFFMEDECFESIVDDREWGARMTKASLVPPVTRKYEVIDQYVIVADEEDVQRKMCVSLSDDYAEKLDAQKNGSEELDMELPEVKEFKPRKQLGDEVIEQEVYGIDPYTHNLLLDSMPDELDWPLSEKQMFIEDMLLRALNKQVRHFTGTGNTPMIFTLQPIVQEIEKAAEEDCDVKTMKMCQRILMAMDNRPDDNYVAYRKGLGVVCNKEGGFEADDFVVEFLGEVYPAWKWFEKQDGIRSLQKDSKDPAPEFYNIYLERPKGDADGYDLVVVDAMHKANYASRICHSCRPNCEAKVTAVDGQYQIGIYTLREIRYGEEITFDYNSVTESKEEYEASVCLCGSQVCRGSYLNLTGEGAFQKVFKERHAMLDRHQLMLEACELNSVSEDDYLDLGRAGLGRCLLGGLPDWVVAYSARLVRFINLERTKLPEEILRHNLEEKKKYYSDIYLEVERSDAEVQAEGVYNQRLQNLAVTLDKVRYVMRCVFGDPKKAPPPLERLTPEESVSFLWKGEGSLVEELLQCMTPHVEADVLNDLKSKIHAHDPLDSDNIQKELHKSLLWLRDEVRSLPCTYKCRHDAAADLIHVYAYTRYFFRIREYETFTSQPVHISPLDLGPKYADKLGEGIYEYCKTYAENYCLGQLIYWHIQTNAEPDVNVARASRGCLSLPDISSFYAKVQKPSQQRIYGPKTVKLMVERMVKYPHKPWPKDQIWTFKNWPKVIGSPMLDVVLDRSSSIDREMVHWLKHRHSVYQAMWDR